CGAAGAATTGGCGCTCCCACTTATTAGCTAAGCTTGAACTTGAAGTCGCCATTCAGCTAATTAAAGAGCGGAACCTTGGCCTTCTAATGATGGATGGAGCTTTGTATCATTACCGTATTGATGCACCAGAAGAGTGGGAGACTCTTAGACAGTTGGCTGTGGACAGAGAAGTCTTACTTGTTGGAGTGTCAGAGGAGATTACGACGGAGAATCTAATTAAACTACCAGATTTTTCAAGTGACCGAAGGCAGCCTCAAGCATATGACCGTGATGTTTTATTTGGTGTCCTAGAACGAGCTGAAACTTTGTATGTCCCTTCGATTCAACAGAAGGCGGGTCTCGAATCAACGTGGATGCGTCCTAGTACATCACCAGCGATTACGGGATTTGATTTGTTGGTAGAACAAGGAGATCAACGTGAACATGTGGCCAATCTTTTGTATACGCTAACGCCGAAAGAAGGAAGAGGCATTCCACTTTGGCTTGATTATGTTGACCGTGATGTCCGTGTGACCGATAAACTAGTTGAAGCATTAGTCGAACAATATATTGATCCTGAAATTAAGCAGCGTTTGTTCGTTCAAAAACGTCAAGATAGACCGTATTAAGGAGGAAATCGAATGCAAATCGTCGGTATAACAACACAACATGAGGTGTATGTTGCATCAAAAATCCATAAATTCCGTATGAATGAAATGGTTGTCATTGAAGACGATCATCTTCATCAGCCTAAAGGAGAGGTCGTGGAGACGTTTTCTTACAATCGTTATATTCCTATGGGGTTTGATAAAGGGATTGTTGATGACCAAGTGTTAAAAACACTAGAAAATATCGGCTATGATATAGGAGCAGATGACATTCATTTAGCCAAGGTACGATTATTTGAAGAAGCAACGCAACCGATTCAAACAGGAGCGAGTGTAAGGCACCCTGAGTTTCACGAGATTGAGTCCTTACTGGTGCAATCCAACCCGCGAGATGGGATGGTTTTAGGTGAGGTGAAATCAACTGATTTTATCGCACCCACGTTGCCTGATTCATTGAATGGCCTTATGCATATCCATGAACAAGAGGTGTTACGTGAACAAAATGGTGTCCCATTTATTTTTGATATTCGCGCGATGCAGCAATACCCTCATATCGGTGTTTTTGGAGGTTCGGGATCTGGAAAGTCATTTGGACTGAGGGTGATGTTGGAGGAGTTAATGAAACTATCGATACCGACTCTCGTATTCGATCCGCATTTTGAGATGAATTTCTCTGCGCAGGCGAGTGGAATCGGGGAGACTCCTTCCTATAAAGAGAAATACACGGTCGTGCAAATTGGACGAGATGTAGGAGTGGACTTCTCGGCATTATCAACACGTGATGTAGAGAGGCTTCTTCAAGCAGCAGGCTCATTAAGTGAATCGATGGTCAATGTGATCCAAACGATACATAAGCGTAAAGATAGTTACCAATCGTTTAGTGATCGTGTTGCTAATTTGGCTGAAGCTCTAGAGCTTGGAAAACAAAAAGTAGAAGGATTTCTTCATGATGGAGGTATGTCACGTGAAGAGATTTCAAAATACAATACGTTTAAAAAGTTGCTAGATCAGTTTGGTAGTTTGCCGTTAGCGTCGGTCAAAGGGGTACAGTGGCGTGTAAATCGGTTGCACCATGCAGGGCTATTTCAACAAAATATTCGAGCGATTGAACAAGGAATTCATGCAGGTCAACTTGTGGTCGTTCAAGGAGCGGTTTGGTTATTACAAGTGTTCTCTAGTTATGTGATCGGTTCATTGTACGGGAAAAGACGGACTTATAAAGATGCGAAACTTCAACAGATGCAAGGCGAGTTTTTTCCGCCATTTGTAGTCGTAACAGACGAGGCTCATAATTTTGCACCGAAGGGCTACGATGCCCCGGCAAAATCTGTGTTAAAAGAAATTGCTCAAGAAGGTCGTAAATACGGAGTGTTTCTTATTTTTGCGACCCAGCGGCCAACCTTGTTAGATGAAACGATTACGGCTCAACTGAACTCGAAGTTTGTGTTTCGAACCGTTAGGGGAACCGACATCCAGACGATCAAAGAAGAAACAGACCTCACGCATGATGAAGGCAAGCGTCTACCCTACTTACGTTCTGGAGATGTGTTTGTCTCATCAGCCATTATTGGACGGACGATGGCTGTTCGTATTCGCTTTGCGCATTCAACGAGTCCGCATACCCTTAATCCATTTGATGAATTAAAGGAAATGAATGCAGCAAGCGATGAAACCGTTCTGTCAGCAGTAACCCCGCTCCTTCCTTTGGCTGAGATGAGTATTATGAATGAGCTTCAAATGTTAAATAAAGCGGCCGGGAAAAGTTGGGATGTTCAGACGTGGAAGCAAGAACTTGAGCGCTTATGTGGCAAAGGAAAACTAAAGAAACAGAAGACGCCTTTTGCTACTCTTTATGATCTCTCTTGACTCAGGCGATGAGGTTCGGTATATTTTGGATAGATTTGAGGCATAAATGTAAGGACATCAACCGATATCATAGATCCGATGATGGGATAAGTATATGTAGAAACTATTTCACAGAGAGCTGGGTCAGCTGAGAACCAGTAATAGTTTGACATGGAAAATGGTCCTTGAGGTATTATCTTCGAGCAATAGTTGTGAGGGGATGACGTAGCTGGCGTTAACAGAGGAAGTCATAGACTTCGTGAGCCTTTCTGCTGTGAAGCGAAAGGAAAGTTGGGTGGTACCACGTGAGATATGCTCTCGTCCCGATATGGATGAGGGCTTTTTGTCATGTTTAAAACAAGTGAGAGGATTTGAGGATATGAGTGAAAGAAAAACATTTTATTTAACTACACCTATTTATTATCCAAGTGCAAAGTTACATATTGGACATGCTTACACAACTGTAGCTGGAGATGCTATGGCGCGTTACAAACGCTTGAGAGGATTTGATGTTCGTTACTTAACAGGCACGGATGAACATGGTCAGAAGATTGAACAAAAAGCAGCTGAAAAAGGATTAACACCGCAACAGTTTGTCGATGAGATTGTAGCAGATATTCAATTACTATGGAAGAAACTCGACATTTCTTATGATGATTTTATTCGTACGACCGAAGATCGTCATAAAAAAGTGGTACAAGCGATATTTGAACGTTTACTAGAGCAAGGAGATATCTACTTAGATGAATACGAAGGATGGTACTCGATTCCGGATGAAACATTCTATACAGAACTTCAGCTTGTTGACCCTATTCGAGATGAAGATGGAAAAATCACTGGCGGAAAAAGTCCTGATAGCGGCCACCCTGTAGAGAAAGTTCGTGAACAATCGTACTTCTTTAAGATGAGTAAATACGCAGATCGGTTGTTGAAGTTTTATGAAGATCATCCAACGTTTATTCAACCGGAATCTCGTCGTAATGAAATGATTAATAATTTTATTAAGCCAGGCTTAGAAGATTTAGCTGTTTCTCGTACATCATTTAAATGGGGAGTACAAGTACCAAGTAACCCTGAGCATGTAGTTTACGTATGGATTGATGCTCTTTCTAACTACATTACAGCTTTAGGATATGGCCAAGATAATGATGAAGCCTATCAGAAGTACTGGCCAGCGAATGTTCATTTAGTTGGAAAAGAAATTGTTCGCTTCCATACGATCTACTGGCCAATTATGCTAATGGCACTTGATTTACCTTTACCAAAGAAAGTATTCGCTCACGGTTGGTTACTGATGAAAGACGGAAAGATGTCGAAGTCAAAAGGAAATGTTGTGGACCCTGAAACGTTAATTGATCGTTACGGGCTAGACGCTCTTCGCTACTACTTACTACGTGAAGTTCCATTTGGCTCAGATGGTGTATTTACACCAGAAGGCTTTGTTGAGCGTGTAAACTATGATTTAGCGAATGATCTTGGAAACTTATTAAACCGAACAGTAGCAATGATTAATAAATACTTCAATGGTGAAATTCCTAACTATGTAAAGGACGCAACGCCATTTGATTCTGAGCTTTTAGATTTGGTGAATGCTACGGTAACGAAGGTTGAGAATGCCCTGGAAGAAATGGAATTCTCCGTTGCCTTAACAGCTATTTGGCAATTAATTAGTCGTACAAATAAATACATTGATGAAACACAGCCATGGATGCTGGCAAAAGATGAGTCCAAAAAAGAAGAGCTGGGCTCTGTCATGTACCATTTAGCAGAATCCTTGCGTTATGTCTCGGTTTTAATTCAGCCGTTCTTAACGGAAACACCAAAGAAAATGTGGAAACAACTCGGCTTACAAGAAGAGGCGACAACGTGGGAGTCACTGGCAGGATTCGCACAAATTAAAGCAGGAACGAAAGTGGAAATTGGTCAACCAATCTTCCCGCGTCTAGATGCAAAAGAAGAAGTTGGTTATATTGTCGAGAAAATGGGTGGAGTCGTTGTGACAGAAGAAGCATCAAAGAAAGTAGAAGAGAAAAAGCCTGACATTCCTGAAGTTGAGGAGATCACGATCGATGATTTCACAAAAGTTGAACTACGTGTAGCTGAAGTTCTTGAGGCTGAGCCTGTTAAAGGAGCCGATCGGTTGCTTAAAATCCAACTTGACTTAGGGTATGAAAAGCGCCAAGTTGTCTCTGGTATTGCAAAATACTATTCTGCAGATGAATTAGTTGGAAAAAAAGTAATCTGTGTTACAAACTTAAAACCAGTAAAACTACGCGGAGAATTATCACAAGGTATGATCTTAGCAGGATCAAAAGGCAAAAAGCTACAGCTAGCTACGATTGATGGAAGCTTACCAAACGGAGCACAAGTGAAATAAACCAACAATAAACAAAGAGGCTAAGACATAACTTAGTAAAAAAACTAAGAAGAAGAACATGAATTTCATTTCCGGGGCGGTTTATATACAGCTACCTTCATCCACGTTCGAACTTCTAGGTTTTAAAATACTTTTGTCCAAGCCTCTTTGTTATTTGTTTTTCTAACATAATTTATCTTCCTGTATAAGGAAACTACAGAGTATAAAGAATAGGAATAAGAAGGAAAATAGGAGGATTTGAACGAATGTTATTTGATACACATGTTCATTTAAATGCAGATCAGTTTGAAGAGGACCTTGAAGAAGTAATCGAACGAGCAATGAGTGCGGGCGTTTCAAATATGGTTGTTGTTGGGTTTGACGAAAAAACGATTAACCGAGCGCTTTATTTGGTCGAGAAGTATGACATGCTTTATGCGGCAGTAGGATGGCATCCGGTCGATGCAATCGATATGACGGCGGAACACCTTGCATGGTTAGAAGAACTCGCGGCGCACCCAAAAGTCGTTGCACTAGGTGAGATGGGGCTTGACTACCATTGGGATAAGTCACCAAAAGAGGTACAAAAAGAAGTATTTAAGAAACAAATTCAGCTTGCAAAAAAAGCGAAATTACCAATAATTATTCACAACCGTGAAGCAGATCAAGATATTGTTGATATTTTGCGTGAAGAAGGAGCAGCTGAAGTCGGTGGAATTATGCACTGTTTCGGAGGAAGTGTAGAAATTGCTAAACTTTGTTTAGACATGAACTTCTATATTTCACTAGGGGGACCCGTTACGTTTAAAAATGCGAAAAGACCAAAAGAAGTCGCAAAGGAAGTTCCGATTGATAAGTTATTAATTGAGACAGATTGTCCTTATTTGGCTCCTCACCCCTATCGAGGAAAACGCAATGAACCTGCCTATGTAAAACTAGTAGCTGAGCAAATTGCCGAGTTAAAGGAAGTTAGTTTAGAAGAAATTGCCGAACAAACAACGGCCAATGCAAAAAAACTTTTTGTCAAGATTCGATAGCTAATGTTGTCGTCTAGTGAATGGGCTTGTCTAACTTTAATAAGATTCGTTCTTGTTCTACACAGGCGAAGCTTTGCATAGAGTGGACGTGTCGAGTAGTTTGGGTTTTCAATGCCGCATTTTTAATAGATAATTAGGAAGATGTGGCAACAGAACCTGTTTTAATAAGTTGACAAGAAGGAGGTAGACTGTTTATAATTCGAACGTTGAGAAGGAGGAATGGATGACATGGAAGCAAAAACACGCCAAGTTCTTCCAAATGTTGGATTTGGAATGAAACTAGTCATCTCCGTCATAAGTATTATTCTCTTCGTTAGCGTAATCATTTACGCAGTATATGAGACGACGAAGGCGACGGTAACGGTTATGGTTGAAGAAGAAGAAGTAACCGTACAAACGCATGCATCAACCGTTGCTGAATTGATGATGGAGCAAGAGTGGGATGTTAAAGAGTATGATCATATTGAACCATCTTTATATACGGAAATTGATGGCAATATGCATGTTGTGTGGCAGCCTGCAAAAAAAGTGGCTGTAACAATTGATGGTAAAGAACAAGACGTGTGGACCGCTACGGAAGATGTAGAAGGGCTGTTACACGAGCTAAATATTGCATACACAGAGCATGATCAAATTGAACCAGCAGTTCACACGACGATTACTGATGATTTAGTAGTAAACTATGAATCTGCTTTTCAAGTTGAGCTTAATAGTGACGGTGAACAACATGAGTTTTGGACAACTTCGACGACTGTCGCTGACTTTTTAGAGAAAGAAAGTGTTTCATTAGGAGAGCTTGACCGAGTCGAACCTGCGCTAGAAGAGCGCTTAGACGAAGCAACAGATATTCGAGTGATACGAGTAGAAAAAGTCACCGATGTTGTGGAAGAGACCGTTGCATTTGGAACGGTGACACAAAGAGATAATGACCTCGAGAACGGAAAAGAGAAAGTCGTTAATACCGGTGAAGAAGGTCAAGTCAATAAGCATTATGAAGTGATCTTTGAAGATGGTGAAGAGATTTCTCGCGAACTTGTGAAGACGGAGACGGTAAAAGAAAGTAAGGACCGTGTAGTTGCTGTCGGTACGAGACCAGCTCCACAAACGGTATCTCGTTCTGCTAACCCAAGTTCGAATACTAGTACCAACACTGCATCAAACAATAGCAGCGAATCTAAAGCAAGTAACGGGCGATCCATGACGGTCACGGCAACAGCTTATACAGCTTCTTGTAATGGTTGTACTGGCGTGACAGCTACAGGGATTAATCTGAATAACAATCGAAATATGAAAGTTATTGCTGTGGATCCAAGTGTGATCCCGCTCGGCTCACGTGTTCACGTAGAAGGATACGGAACGGCTATTGCAGGGGATACTGGTGGTGCTATTAAAGGGAATAAGATCGATGTTCACGTTCCGACAAAGGATGAAGCAAGACGTTGGGGACGGAAATCGGTAAAAATTACAATCTTAAATTAATGTCTATGTAACAACCTATCTGCACAGGGCGTCGTCGTTCTGTGCTTTTTTTTTGTGAAAAAAAAGTCTACAATATAAAGATCATAGAAATGAGGATCGATAAGATCGGGAGCGAGGAGTTCGTAGATGAAGATTAAAGAAGTCATTGTCGTTGAAGGGCGAGACGATACGGTAGCGATTCAGCGAGCTGTAGAAGCTGATACGATTGAAACGAATGGATCGGCAGTGAATCAGGCTTGTTTAGAAAGAATTCGATTAGCGAAAGAGCGTCGAGGTGTCATCATTTTAACTGATCCAGATTATCCAGGGGAAAGAATTCGTAAGATCGTAAGCGAGCATGTGCCTGGTTGTAAGCATGCTTTTTTACCAAAAGCGGAAGCCATTTCAAAAAATGGAGATGACCTTGGCGTCGAGAATGCGTCTATTGATGCTGTGCGTTTAGCTTTAAGCCACCTCCAAGAACCATACATAGAGCCTCTAGAATCCGTTACATGGGAAGATTTGCATGCAGCGGGACTTGTAGGCGGACCAAGCGCTAAATTACGTCGCGAACGTTTAGGAGTACATCTTCGAATTGGGTATGCCAATGGAAAGCAATTATTAAAACGACTTCATACGTTTCGTATTTCAGAGTCAGAATTTAAAGAAGCGCTTCTAAAAGTGTACAAGGAGGAACAATCATGATGAAAGATATCGCCACACCGATACGAACGAAAGAAATTTTAAAAAAATATGGATTTAGCTTTAAGAAAAGTTTGGGGCAAAATTTTTTAATTGATACAAATGTTCTGCGTAATATTGTTGATGCCGCAGGAGTAGATGAAACATCAGGTACAATAGAGATTGGTCCAGGTATTGGTGCGTTAACAGAACAGCTTGCTAAACGTGTCGATCAAGTTGTTGCCTTTGAGATTGACCAACGATTGTTACCAGTACTTGAAGATACATTGTCTCCGTATGATAACGTCTCAGTGATTCACTCGGATGTATTAAAAGCAGACATTAAAGAAGCTATTAGTACTCACTTTAAAAAGGGGCAAGACTTAATGGTCGTAGCCAACTTGCCATATTATGTGACAACACCAATCCTTATGAAATTACTAGAACTCAAGTTGCCGATTAGAGGAATTGTCGTCATGATCCAAGCGGAAGTAGCTGATCGGATCGCCGCCAAGCCCGGAACAAAAGATTATGGGTCATTATCTATTGCCGCTCAATACTATGCTAAGGCTGAAAAAGTATTGATGGTACCAGCATCAGTCTTTATTCCACAACCGCGAGTTGATTCGGCGGTATTACGATTGACGATCAGGGAAACTCCTGCCGTCGATGTCATTGATGAAGCCTATTTCTTTAAGGTTTTCCATGCGAGTTTTGCTAACCGTCGAAAAACAATCTTAAACAACTTAATCCACAATCTAGCTTCAAAAGATCAAAAAGCTGAGATTGAGCAATCATTAGCTGAAGCGAATATTGATCCGAAAAGACGAGGAGAAACATTATCAATAGATGAGTTTGGTCTCTTGAGTGATGCCTTGTATAAAAAGCTCCAACTTTAGCACCGTTTCCTTTCAACTTACATAGTCTGAGTTGAGAGGGGGAAGTGCCGGTGAAGGTGAAAATTGGTGATATTGTAGCTCGGCTTTCCTACAATTGTGACTTGTTATTTCGTGTGCAGAAAATCATGGGAGAAACAATAGAACTAGTTGGGGAAGAGATGAGGTTATGGGCTGATGCACCACTTAGTGATCTAGTTCCTATTTCAGAAGAAGAGAGAGCTAAACGAAGAGAAGAAGTGGTGAAGAAAGAAATAAATTCTTACCGACTCTTTCGTCAAGACGCCAAATTAATGAAAGAGCGCAATGAATTTGAGTCTACATCGGGCTATGAAGTGGAGGCTTCTTTTTTTGAGATGCGTGGACGTGTGCTCCATATAGATGGCGATCCACTTTACTTACGAAAATGTATTGAGTTATATGAGAAGCTAGGTGTGCCTGTTTACGGGGTTCACGTAACAGAAACAGAAATGCCAGGACAAATTGCATCCTTATTAGAAATGGTTCAACCTGATATAGTGGTCATCACGGGCCATGATGCCTTTTTAAAAGGAAAAGGAGATGAAGACGACCTTCGTTCTTATCGCCATACGAAACAGTTTGCAGAATGTGTGAGGATTGCTAGAAAGCATGTCGCTCATCGAGATGAATTAGTGATCTTTGCGGGGGCCTGTCAGTCTCATTTTGAAACGTTAATTCGAGCGGGGGCCAATTTTGCTAGTTCACCTGAGCGAGTGAATATCCATGCGCTCGATCCAGTCTATATTGCTGCTAAGGCGAGCTTAACGTCATTTATGGATCGAATTGGGCTTTGGGAAGTCCTTCGTAATACGATTACAGGAGAAAAAGGTTTAGGTGGAATTGAGACGCGCGGAGTGATGAGACGTGGAATGCCAATAAAACAAGAGCACCAGTCAGAATGACTGGTGCTCTTATATGTGTCTTATTCAGCTGAACCGATCCACTCGTTAATGAGATCGCGGTTTTCATCTACCCATTGCTCAGCACCTTCAGCAGGGTCTCCAACTTCGTTAATGACAGCCATTAACTCACTTAGTTGGTCATCATTCATGTACCACTCATTCCACCATTCAACAATTTCAGGGAAATCTTCCGTGAAACCAGTACGTGACATCCAATAAATATCATCAGCTTCACCGTAAACAAGATCTGTATCTTCTAAGTATTTAAGGTCATATTCAGAAAAGATCCAATGTGGGTTCCAAGCCGTGACAACAATATTTTCTTGGTTATTATACGCACTTTCTAATTCAATGATCATTGCGGGCTCAGAGCTCTCAATGAGCGAGTATGGAAGCTCATATTCATCAACTGCATCATGAGTGAGTTGCATAAGACTAGCACCAGCATCAATACCAACGATTTGATCGAGATCAATCTCATCTTGTTTCGTAGCTAAGTCTTCAATTGTATTTATTTCATCCATGTAAGTTGGGACAGCGAGTCCAAGGCCTGTACCTTCGTACCAGATCTCATGTAGCTCAACATCATCACCGTATTCTTCGTACAATGGTTCATCTGTAATAGGTAACCAAACTTCAGGAGCTACATCTAGATCTCCACGAGCAAGTCCTGCCCAAACTGGAGTTTTGTCTAACTCATTTAGTTCGACATCGTATCCTTCTTCTTCAAGAACAACCTTCCACATATTTGAGACAGCAACATTCTCTGCCCAGTTGTTTAAGCCAACTTTTAACGTGCCTTTGCTATCGTCTGAACCAGTTGATTCACCATCGCCACAAGCAGCTAGGATGACAGATGCTGATAAGATAGCCGTAGTCATTTTTAACCATTTCTTCATTGTTCATTAACCCCTTTTCTTTTGTTTGAAAAATCAATTTGTCGACAAATAGGCATTCTATAGATACTGGATGTTAATGTCAAGTAAGCTACATAATCAAAAAGATAAAACTCATAAGTATTGAGACATAAGATTTGTACAATTTGTATTTAAAGGGTAAACTGTAATACTGTGTCTGAAAAAGTGCGTGCATAAAGGTAATTGAAGAGAGTGAGAATAGAGAATAATCTATTTGCACTAATTGTCAAATGTAGAAAAACGATAGGATGGTGTAAGAAGTTGAAACCGAAAATAACAGTCGAGAAAGTTACGAAAGTCTTTGGACCTACGCCAAAGAAGGCAGTATCAATGCTTTCGGAAGGAAAATCCAAGCAAGAAATCCTAGAGCAAACTGCGAACACGATCGGGGTGAATCAAGCTTCATTTGAAGTATACCCTGGTGAAATATTTGTAATCATGGGTCTGTCAGGTAGTGGAAAATCCACTCTAGTACGAATGTTTAATCGATTAATTGATCCAACGAGCGGAAAACTCTTAGTTGATGGTGAAAATATTCTAGACATGAAACCAGAAAAACTCCGCAAGCTTCGTCGCGAGAAGATGGGAATGGTCTTTCAGAAATTCGCGTTGTTTCCTCATCGTTCCGTTTTGGAAAACGTGGGGTACGGATTAGAAGTACAAGGGATTAATAAGACGAAGATTGAGGAACGAGCGAGAAAATCATTAGAGTTAGTTGGGTTAAAAGGCTATGAAGCAAGTTATCCGAATGAATTAAGTGGAGGAATGCAGCAACGTGTAGGACTTGCACGTGCCTTAGCAAATGAGCCGGATATTCTATTGATGGATGAAGCTTTTAGTGCACTTGACCCATTAATCCGAAAAGATATGCAAGATGAGTTGTTAGAGCTTCAAGAGAAGATGGAGAAAACGATCATTTTTATTACCCATGACTTAGACGAAGCTCTTCGCATAGGTGATCGTATTGCGCTAATGAAGGATGGATCAATTGTACAAATCGGGACACCAGAAGAAATTATGATGAATCCAGCCAATGACTACGTTGAACGATTTGTCGAGGATGTTAATTTATCAAAAGTTCTCACGGCTCAAAAAGTAATGAAGCGACCTGAAACTCTTCAGATTGATCGGGGCCCTCGTGTGGCACTAGAACTGATGAAAAATGAAGGGTATTCAAGTGTGTATATTGTTGACAAGAAAAAGAAATTGCTAGGTGCAGTCACAGCCGATGATGCAGCTGAAGCCATTAAACAACAATTAAAGCTTGAAGACATTATGATAAAAAACTTACCGTTTGTACACCAAGACACTATCTTAGATGAGATCTTTGAGAAGATGACCCAATCGCCACTTCCACTGCCTGTAGTAGACGAAGAAGGTCGATTAGTCGGGATTGTGGTACGAGGTCGCGTCATTGGTGCGCTTGCTGGTGACAAACAAGGGTTGAATGAAGGAGAGATGATTAATGAATAATATACCCTCTATACCGTTAGGAGATTGGATGGACACCTTCATTCGATGGATTAATGATCAATTTGGTGGATTTCTTGACTTTTTATCGATGATTATTAGTGGTTACGTTTCTTTCGTGGTCGACACACTTGGGGGAATTCCGGCAATTATTTTAATTGCTTTATTTACTGCGATTGCTTGGTGGACAAGCGGATGGAAGCTTGGGGTCTTTACATTTGCTGGGTTATTACTTATTTGGAACATGGGGTATTGGGACGGAACGATTCAAACACTTGCTCTAATCTTAACGTCGGTTATTATCTGTGTCCTGATCGGTATTCCAATTGGTATTTGGGCTTCGCAAAATGATACGGTGCAACGAGTTGTAACACCGATATTAGACTTCATGCAAACAATGCCTGCCTTTGTGTACTTAATCCCATCTATTTTATTCTTTGGAATTGGTGTGGTTCCAGGTATTTTCTCATCCATTATCTTTGCCATGCCGCCGACGATTCGTCTGACGAACTTAGGGATTAGGCAAGTGCCTAGCGACTTAGTGGAAGCGGCCAATGCATTCGGTTCAACAACAAAGCAAAAGTTGTTGAAAGTACAACTGCCTTTAGCGATGCCAACAATTATGGCTGGGATTAACCAGACGATCATGTTGGCTTTATCAATGGTCGTTATCGCATCGCTTGTCGGTGCACCGGGGCTAGGATCTGATGTCTACCGAGCTGTATCACAAATCCGAATTGGTACAGGGTTTGAAGCAGGACTTGCTATTGTCATCCTTGCGATCATGCTTGATCGGATTACTCAAAATTTAAAGAGAAAAAGAAAGAGCAATCGAGCTTCATAATAAAATAAGCCATATCTGCGCGGA
Above is a genomic segment from Bacillus sp. FJAT-45037 containing:
- a CDS encoding ATP-binding protein, whose translation is MQIVGITTQHEVYVASKIHKFRMNEMVVIEDDHLHQPKGEVVETFSYNRYIPMGFDKGIVDDQVLKTLENIGYDIGADDIHLAKVRLFEEATQPIQTGASVRHPEFHEIESLLVQSNPRDGMVLGEVKSTDFIAPTLPDSLNGLMHIHEQEVLREQNGVPFIFDIRAMQQYPHIGVFGGSGSGKSFGLRVMLEELMKLSIPTLVFDPHFEMNFSAQASGIGETPSYKEKYTVVQIGRDVGVDFSALSTRDVERLLQAAGSLSESMVNVIQTIHKRKDSYQSFSDRVANLAEALELGKQKVEGFLHDGGMSREEISKYNTFKKLLDQFGSLPLASVKGVQWRVNRLHHAGLFQQNIRAIEQGIHAGQLVVVQGAVWLLQVFSSYVIGSLYGKRRTYKDAKLQQMQGEFFPPFVVVTDEAHNFAPKGYDAPAKSVLKEIAQEGRKYGVFLIFATQRPTLLDETITAQLNSKFVFRTVRGTDIQTIKEETDLTHDEGKRLPYLRSGDVFVSSAIIGRTMAVRIRFAHSTSPHTLNPFDELKEMNAASDETVLSAVTPLLPLAEMSIMNELQMLNKAAGKSWDVQTWKQELERLCGKGKLKKQKTPFATLYDLS
- a CDS encoding DNA double-strand break repair nuclease NurA; its protein translation is MLNLSPELARKLEDIGNELKKFYSFSTKDKEGIRQKLRNSEATFRQMQLYSTKKLSNWLNGREVAAVDGSVNQTKGQPPHLLYLFQALAKTTTGYECRASDVYAPLLHEKEEGEMQQTKNWRSHLLAKLELEVAIQLIKERNLGLLMMDGALYHYRIDAPEEWETLRQLAVDREVLLVGVSEEITTENLIKLPDFSSDRRQPQAYDRDVLFGVLERAETLYVPSIQQKAGLESTWMRPSTSPAITGFDLLVEQGDQREHVANLLYTLTPKEGRGIPLWLDYVDRDVRVTDKLVEALVEQYIDPEIKQRLFVQKRQDRPY
- a CDS encoding TatD family hydrolase; translation: MLFDTHVHLNADQFEEDLEEVIERAMSAGVSNMVVVGFDEKTINRALYLVEKYDMLYAAVGWHPVDAIDMTAEHLAWLEELAAHPKVVALGEMGLDYHWDKSPKEVQKEVFKKQIQLAKKAKLPIIIHNREADQDIVDILREEGAAEVGGIMHCFGGSVEIAKLCLDMNFYISLGGPVTFKNAKRPKEVAKEVPIDKLLIETDCPYLAPHPYRGKRNEPAYVKLVAEQIAELKEVSLEEIAEQTTANAKKLFVKIR
- the rnmV gene encoding ribonuclease M5 codes for the protein MKIKEVIVVEGRDDTVAIQRAVEADTIETNGSAVNQACLERIRLAKERRGVIILTDPDYPGERIRKIVSEHVPGCKHAFLPKAEAISKNGDDLGVENASIDAVRLALSHLQEPYIEPLESVTWEDLHAAGLVGGPSAKLRRERLGVHLRIGYANGKQLLKRLHTFRISESEFKEALLKVYKEEQS
- a CDS encoding G5 and 3D domain-containing protein, giving the protein MEAKTRQVLPNVGFGMKLVISVISIILFVSVIIYAVYETTKATVTVMVEEEEVTVQTHASTVAELMMEQEWDVKEYDHIEPSLYTEIDGNMHVVWQPAKKVAVTIDGKEQDVWTATEDVEGLLHELNIAYTEHDQIEPAVHTTITDDLVVNYESAFQVELNSDGEQHEFWTTSTTVADFLEKESVSLGELDRVEPALEERLDEATDIRVIRVEKVTDVVEETVAFGTVTQRDNDLENGKEKVVNTGEEGQVNKHYEVIFEDGEEISRELVKTETVKESKDRVVAVGTRPAPQTVSRSANPSSNTSTNTASNNSSESKASNGRSMTVTATAYTASCNGCTGVTATGINLNNNRNMKVIAVDPSVIPLGSRVHVEGYGTAIAGDTGGAIKGNKIDVHVPTKDEARRWGRKSVKITILN
- the metG gene encoding methionine--tRNA ligase, translated to MSERKTFYLTTPIYYPSAKLHIGHAYTTVAGDAMARYKRLRGFDVRYLTGTDEHGQKIEQKAAEKGLTPQQFVDEIVADIQLLWKKLDISYDDFIRTTEDRHKKVVQAIFERLLEQGDIYLDEYEGWYSIPDETFYTELQLVDPIRDEDGKITGGKSPDSGHPVEKVREQSYFFKMSKYADRLLKFYEDHPTFIQPESRRNEMINNFIKPGLEDLAVSRTSFKWGVQVPSNPEHVVYVWIDALSNYITALGYGQDNDEAYQKYWPANVHLVGKEIVRFHTIYWPIMLMALDLPLPKKVFAHGWLLMKDGKMSKSKGNVVDPETLIDRYGLDALRYYLLREVPFGSDGVFTPEGFVERVNYDLANDLGNLLNRTVAMINKYFNGEIPNYVKDATPFDSELLDLVNATVTKVENALEEMEFSVALTAIWQLISRTNKYIDETQPWMLAKDESKKEELGSVMYHLAESLRYVSVLIQPFLTETPKKMWKQLGLQEEATTWESLAGFAQIKAGTKVEIGQPIFPRLDAKEEVGYIVEKMGGVVVTEEASKKVEEKKPDIPEVEEITIDDFTKVELRVAEVLEAEPVKGADRLLKIQLDLGYEKRQVVSGIAKYYSADELVGKKVICVTNLKPVKLRGELSQGMILAGSKGKKLQLATIDGSLPNGAQVK